The Paramisgurnus dabryanus chromosome 1, PD_genome_1.1, whole genome shotgun sequence genome includes a window with the following:
- the asb15b gene encoding ankyrin repeat and SOCS box protein 15b, which translates to MEYIDEMDEDELLEFAIHLSLDEPLSTFERASIENMRILSAIDQGDAFGLRKMRKNSNAFKERDSRGWLPLHRASVQPDAEVLDAVLMASHEVTTEDTTSDGETPLTLAVQAGHVENVNVLLRHGALPRNTNSKNETPLLLAVRRDSYMMVYALIMGGALVEQVCLKKWTATHEAAKVGCVDILKLLLRYGGTVRGRDLHGVTPLGIAAEYGHPKILEILIQTGGDVTAKAANGDTVLYEAAGSGNLDCINLLLQYGANPNVAGFCCQLPINRAAYEGHYLALETLIPITNKRAIRLSGMSPVHSAADGGHADCLKLLIEKGFDVNAILDFRISENYSDMRKTPLYFAVSNGDVTCTELLLKAGAKTELDPLRCLLVAVRTGKYELVRLLLAHRADVNCIFNVIIDTVFPTALQYCHEDEMMLRLLLNNGFHAESCFECYHEDPVTRYSLTETKNKSHKTKTHTNKVSFCEFISVEWKRLLAGRVVRILLDYVNHVNICPTLQRILEEQEEWDDICDILRKPRRLQHLARLVIRRQMILRRLNDPAYMNRAPFPPALRNFLLYKEYDLYGQMLKN; encoded by the exons ATGGAGTACATTGATGAAATGGATGAAGATGAGTTATTGGAGTTTGCCATTCATTTGAGTCTTGACGAACCATTGAG CACTTTTGAAAGAGCCAGCATTGAAAATATGAGGATTTTATCAGCAATTGATCAAG GAGATGCGTTTGGACTAAGGAAAATGCGCAAAAACAGCAATGCATTTAAGGAAAGAGACAGCAGAGGTTGGCTTCCTTTACACAGAGCATCTGTCCAACCTGATGCAGAGGTCCTGGATGCCGTCCTCATGG CATCCCATGAGGTCACAACAGAGGATACGACAAGCGATGGAGAGACCCCTCTTACTTTGGCTGTTCAAGCAGGACACGTGGAGAACGTGAATGTTCTACTGCGGCATGGAGCGTTACCACGCAACACCAACAGCAAGAACGAGACGCCACTTCTGCTGG CTGTGAGAAGAGACTCCTACATGATGGTTTATGCACTAATAATGGGAGGAGCCTTGGTGGAGCAGGTGTGTTTGAAGAAATGGACAGCCACCCATGAGGCAGCTAAGGTGGGTTGTGTTGACATTCTGAAGCTGCTGCTGAGATACGGCGGAACGGTTAGGGGTCGTGACTTACACGGGGTCACCCCGCTGGGCATCGCTGCTGAGTATGGACATCCTAAAATACTGGAAATCCTTATACAAACTG GGGGCGACGTAACAGCAAAAGCCGCCAATGGAGATACTGTATTGTATGAAGCTGCGGGCTCTGGGAACCTGGACTGTATTAATCTGCTCTTACAGTATGGCGCCAATCCTAATGTAGCAGGCTTTTGCTGTCAATTGCCCATTAACCGTGCGGCCTATGAAGGGCACTACCT GGCACTAGAGACCCTCATCCCCATCACCAACAAGAGGGCCATCCGTCTTTCCGGAATGAGCCCGGTCCATTCCGCAGCAGATGGAGGCCACGCCGACTGTCTCAAGCTGCTGATCGAAAAAGGCTTTGACGTTAACGCCATCCTGGACTTTCGCATCTCTGAGAACTACAGTGACATGAGGAAGACTCCGCTTTATTTTGCCGTCTCCAATGGTGATGTCACCTGCACAGAGTTGCTACTGAAAGCAGGTGCGAAGACAGAGCTGGACCCGCTCCGCTGCCTCCTGGTGGCGGTCAGAACTGGAAAATACGAGCTGGTGCGGCTGCTTCTAGCCCACAGGGCAGACGTCAACTGTATCTTTAATGTTATAATTGACACAGTATTTCCTACGGCCTTACAGTACTGCCACGAGGATGAAATGATGCTGCGTCTGCTCCTTAACAATGGTTTCCATGCAGAAAGCTGTTTCGAGTGTTACCATGAAGACCCTGTAACAAGATACTCGTTGACAGAGACTAAAAACAAGTCGCACAAAACCAAGACCCATACCAACAAAGTCTCT TTTTGTGAGTTCATAAGCGTGGAGTGGAAGAGACTCTTGGCAGGAAGGGTCGTCCGAATTCTCCTGGATTACGTGAATCACGTGAACATTTGCCCCACCTTGCAGCGTATTCTGGAGGAACAAGAGGAGTGGGACGACATCTGTGACATTCTCA GAAAGCCACGTCGTCTGCAGCACCTGGCCAGGCTGGTTATCAGGAGACAGATGATTTTGAGAAGATTAAATGATCCCGCGTATATGAACAGGGCTCCTTTCCCACCAGCACTGAGAAACTTTCTGCTATATAAAGAATATGATCTTTATGGTCAAATGCTAAAAAACTAA
- the ndufa5 gene encoding NADH dehydrogenase [ubiquinone] 1 alpha subcomplex subunit 5 encodes MAGVIKKTTGLVGLAVSHNPHERLRILYTKILGCLQTMPQDAAYRKYTEQLVNERFNHVKTEPDVEKLEKRLNCGQIEEVITQAEFELSLSRKMTEWKPWEPLVEEAPANQWKWPI; translated from the exons ATGGCTGGAGTGATCAAGAAG ACAACAGGCTTGGTCGGCCTTGCAGTCTCTCACAATCCACACGAG CGTCTCCGGATTCTGTACACGAAGATCTTGGGATGTCTGCAAACTATGCCTCAGGATGCAGCCTACAGAAAATACACTGAACAACTTGTCAACGAGAGGTTCAATCATGTCAAAACT GAGCCTGATGTAGAAAAGCTGGAAAAGAGACTGAACTGTGGACAGATTGAGGAGGTTATCACACAG GCTGAGTTCGAGCTGTCCTTGTCTAGGAAGATGACAGAATGGAAACCATGGGAACCACTTGTTGAGGAAGCTCCAGCAAACCAGTGGAAGTGGCCAATTTAA
- the ptprz1b gene encoding receptor-type tyrosine-protein phosphatase zeta produces MRLVTVTSHLIIAQLLLICHTDLATPYLRGQRKFAEDVDWSYTGALNQKHWAKKYPVCGNAKQSPIDIHEDFTQVRIQYQDLLFENWDRPTSESTTITNNGKTVVIGLDGPYHISGGGLRSRFKVGRIMFHWGRCNATSDGSEHSLNSITFPLEMQIYCFDEEEFESVDEAISSGGHITALAVLFEASYEDNQDYAAIIEGVNSVSRFGKSSPLEPFSLLALLPQSTQKYFVYNGSLTAPPCLENVEWIVFKNTVAISETQLEVFCEVMTIQQAGYVMLTDYLQNNFREQQQQFMGQVFSSYTGIEEIPAPMCSSEPQNVQADPQNDTVIVVTWERPRVVYDTTIERYSVTYQRLQGRDPPKRQYLTDGDQDVGAIIHNLLANSSYVVQVVALCNNGLTGKMSDQVIVDMPLEDPVNEPDPFSDATELEEYIEVPSEPPSPKSRVTPQSLAGRTSSISITTATDQPGFLFPVARTTAVTVKRKMTEESSLSWSPDQKKTGNEIKRPPSRLVPEESGQLPHGNLAVTDVYFEDVLNISTTKSTPDPFNNLLNLITQPGRVVSRQPAGVNTITPPPNSPNTVASTTGSSMSASMKIISQTTQPLFNEASNSSPESRVGMVGGTEKETRTVVPLAVVSTLTILCLLVLVGILIYWRRCFHMAQFYVEDNISARAISAPSTPLLLPTEDNEALTVKEFVKHVADLHANHTFSKEYEILKECYEEIQSCTADITTDSSCHPDNKSKNRYINILAYDHSRVKLYQNSDKDGKTGDYINANYVDGYNQPKAYIAAQGPLKSSVEDFWRMIWEQNVGVIVMITNLVEKGRRKCEQYWPVENQEDYGCFFVSLKSTKTFAYYTQRTFTLRNINIKKGSQKSRGQEKTVVQFHYTQWPDMGVPEYTLPLLSFVRTSSQARTGDMGPVVVHCSAGVGRTGTYIVIDSMLKQIKEEGTVNIMGFLKHIRTQRNYLVQTEDQYVFIHDVLVEAIKSKETFVSSSHIHNYVSDLLTPGPTGQTRLEKQFKLVSQSCVKQTEYTAALKECNAFKNRKSSLMPVERSRVTLSTAPGDSSDYINASYVTGYQQSHEFIITQNPLPNTTQDFWRMIWDHQAQIIVSLPDTQNLTGEGDLAYWPSKEQPIRCENFTVTFKGKDQVCLSNEESVLVQDFILEALTDDGVLEVRLYQTPRWPNPDSPISNSFELINIIREESSRREGPIVIHNGCGGSSAGVLCALTSLVNQLEEENCVDVYQTAKMINLMRPGVFNDIEQYQFLYKAILSLVSTKEDEKALHYSENNGTGPANASESLQSLM; encoded by the exons ATCTGGCCACGCCGTACTTGAGAGGTCAGCGCAAATTCGCCGAGGATGTCGACTGGTCTTACACAG GAGCCCTGAATCAGAAGCATTGGGCCAAGAAATATCCAGTCTGTGGCAATGCCAAACAGTCACCCATTGACATCCATGAAGACTTCACTCAGGTCCGGATACAATACCAGGACCTGCTGTTTGAGAACTGGGACCGGCCAACCTCCGAGTCCACTACCATCACCAACAATGGAAAAACAG TGGTGATCGGTCTGGACGGTCCGTACCACATTAGTGGAGGAGGGCTCAGGTCCAGGTTTAAAGTGGGCAGAATTATGTTCCACTGGGGTCGATGTAACGCCACTTCAGACGGTTCTGAACACAGCCTCAACAGCATCACATTCCCCCTGGAG ATGCAGATATATTGTTTTGATGAGGAGGAGTTTGAATCTGTAGATGAGGCTATAAGCAGTGGAGGACACATTACTGCTCTCGCTGTCCTCTTTGAG GCCAGTTACGAAGACAACCAGGACTATGCTGCCATTATCGAAGGAGTGAACAGTGTGAGCCGATTCG GTAAAAGCAGTCCACTAGAACCATTTTCTCTGCTGGCTCTACTGCCTCAATCCACACAAAAATACTTTGTGTACAATGGCTCGCTCACAGCGCCGCCCTGCCTGGAGAATGTGGAGTGGATTGTGTTCAAAAACACCGTGGCCATCTCAGAAACCCAG cTGGAGGTGTTTTGTGAGGTTATGACGATACAACAAGCTGGATATGTGATGTTGACCGACTATCTGCAGAATAACTTCAGAGAACAGCAGCAGCAGTTCATGGGACAAGTGTTCTCGTCTTACACGGGCATAGAGGAGATACCTGCGCCAA TGTGCAGCTCAGAACCGCAGAACGTTCAGGCAGATCCTCAGAACGACACCGTCATCGTAGTGACGTGGGAGCGGCCGCGGGTCGTATACGACACCACCATTGAGCGTTACTCTGTAACGTACCAAAGACTTCAGGGCAGAGACCCTCCTAAACGGCAGTATTTAACTGATGGAGACCAAGATGTT ggGGCCATTATACACAACCTGCTTGCAAACAGTAGCTATGTTGTCCAGGTGGTGGCGCTCTGCAACAATGGATTGACTGGAAAAATGAGCGACCAAGTTATAGTAGACATGCCACTGGAAGACCCTG TAAATGAGCCGGATCCGTTCAGTGATGCCACAGAGTTGGAGGAATATATTGAG GTGCCCTCAGAACCCCCGTCTCCAAAGAGCAGAGTAACTCCACAGTCCCTGGCTGGTCGAACCAGTTCAATTTCCATCACCACAGCAACGGACCAACCAGGCTTCCTTTTCCCCGTTGCTAGGACAACCGCCGTTACTGTCAAACGAAAAATGACAGAGGAATCTTCTTTGTCATGGTCCCCTGATCAAAAAAAGACAGGAAATGAGATCAAGCGCCCACCGAGCAGACTCGTTCCAGAGGAGAGTGGTCAACTTCCTCACGGCAACTTGGCGGTCACGGACGTCTACTTTGAAGATGTTCTCAACATCAGCACCACGAAATCCACACCTGACCCTTTTAACAATCTTCTTAATCTAATCACACAGCCAG GACGGGTGGTGTCAAGACAGCCAGCGGGGGTGAACACCATCACACCTCCTCCAAATAGTCCGAACACTGTTGCATCAACCACAGGCTCATCTATGTCTGCGTCTATGAAGATCATTTCCCAGACCACTCAGCCGCTGTTTAATG AGGCGAGTAACAGTAGTCCAGAGTCCCGTGTCGGGATGGTGGGAGGGACGGAGAAGGAGACTCGGACAGTTGTTCCTCTAGCTGTGGTTTCCACACTAACTATCCTGTGTTTGCTGGTCCTGGTGGGAATCCTCATCTACTGGAG GAGATGTTTTCATATGGCACAATTTTATGTGGAGGACAACATTTCAGCCCGAGCCATTTCAGCCCCATCAACACCTCTGCTTTTACCTACAG AGGATAATGAAGCTCTTACAGTAAAAGAATTTGTGAAACACGTTGCTGATCTTCATGCAAATCACACCTTCTCTAAAGAATATGAG ATCTTGAAAGAGTGTTATGAG GAGATTCAAAGCTGTACAGCAGATATAACAACCGACAGCTCCTGCCATCCAGACAATAAGAGCAAGAACAGATACATCAACATTCTGGCCT ATGATCACAGTCGAGTTAAACTCTATCAAAACTCAGACAAAGATGGAAAGACTGGGGACTACATTAATGCCAACTATGTGGAT GGCTACAATCAGCCAAAAGCATATATCGCTGCTCAGGGTCCATTGAAGAGCAGTGTTGAAGACTTCTGGAGGATGATATGGGAACAAAACGTCGGTGTAATTGTCATGATCACCAATCTAGTAGAGAAGGGTCGG AGAAAATGTGAACAATATTGGCCTGTGGAGAATCAGGAAGACTACGGCTGCTTTTTTGTCTCCCTGAAAAGCACCAAAACCTTTGCGTACTACACACAGAGAACGTTCACTTTGAGGAACATTAACATCAAAAAG GGGTCACAGAAGAGCCGCGGTCAGGAGAAAACAGTGGTTCAGTTTCATTACACACAGTGGCCTGACATGGGGGTCCCAGAATACACACTTCCTCTACTCTCTTTTGTGCGGACGTCGTCTCAGGCCCGGACTGGCGATATGGGGCCTGTGGTAGTACACTGCAG TGCTGGTGTGGGAAGAACAGGCACCTACATTGTAATAGACAGCATGCTAAAACAGATCAAAGAGGAGGGAACGGTGAACATCATGGGCTTTCTCAAACACATTCGTACCCAGAGGAACTACCTGGTACAGACAGAG GACCAGTACGTCTTCATCCATGATGTTTTGGTGGAGGCTATCAAGAGTAAAGAGACGTTCGTTTCATCTAGTCACATCCACAACTATGTATCTGATCTTCTTACACCTGGACCTACAGGCCAGACACGCCTGGAGAAACAGTTCAAG CTGGTGAGTCAGAGTTGTGTGAAACAGACTGAATACACAGCGGCTTTAAAAGAATGCAACGCATTTAAGAACAGGAAGTCTTCTCTGATGCCTG TGGAGAGATCAAGGGTCACTCTATCCACAGCTCCTGGAGATTCCTCAGACTACATCAATGCCTCTTACGTAACG GGGTATCAGCAAAGCCACGAGTTCATCATTACCCAGAATCCTTTGCCAAACACCACACAGGACTTTTGGAGAATGATCTGGGATCACCAAGCACAGATCATTGTTTCCCTACCAGATACACAGAACCTG ACCGGAGAGGGAGATCTGGCGTACTGGCCCTCTAAAGAGCAACCAATACGCTGCGAGAACTTTACTGTGACCTTCAAGGGTAAAGACCAAGTGTGCCTGTCCAATGAGGAGTCTGTGCTGGTACAAGACTTCATTCTGGAGGCTTTAACG GATGACGGCGTGCTGGAGGTACGACTGTACCAGACACCCCGCTGGCCGAACCCAGACAGCCCTATCAGTAACTCATTTGAGCTGATCAACATTATAAGAGAAGAAAGTTCACGACGAGAGGGACCAATCGTCATTCATAATGG GTGTGGAGGATCGAGTGCAGGTGTCCTTTGTGCCCTGACCTCCCTGGTAAACCAACTGGAGGAGGAGAACTGTGTGGATGTCTATCAGACAGCAAAAATGATAAACCTCATGAGACCAGGAGTTTTCAATGATATT GAACAATACCAGTTCCTCTACAAAGCGATCCTGAGCTTGGTGAGCACCAAGGAAGACGAGAAAGCACTTCACTATTCAGAAAACAATGGCACGGGTCCTGCTAATGCCTCGGAAAGCCTGCAGTCTCTTATGTAG